The DNA sequence AGTTGGCGCCGCTGGAGGCCTGTTCGCTCGATTGCTCCACGGACCATGTCACGATCGGGTCCGTGAGGTCGACGCCGTTCCCGAACCACCCTTCCAGACCGGACTCGAAGGAGTAGGTCAGGTCGAATTCCGGCGTTATCGTGATGTCGCCTACTTGGTCGCAGGTAATGAGGGGGGTGGTGAGCAGCGCGACCATGAGCAATCGTGTGCAGCGAGGCAGAGGGTCCTCCTGGGAGGCGTGGGATGGATTCTTGGGCGAGTCAGCGAGACTATACCCAAATGCGAAGCGAACGATTCCGGCGCATTCGAGAAGTTCTCGCCCGCCGTCAGCCAGACTTGACCGTGCTCATGGACCGGGTGAACAAGTCCCACAATTTCTCGGCGATCCTGCGCAACTGCGACGCCGCAGGTGTGCTCGAAGCCCACGTGGTCCGGCCGGAGAAGGGCCTGGCCTTACACCACGGCACCTCAGCCGGCACCAAGAAGTGGGTACGGGTGCGTCTACACGAGGAGCTCGCGGGCGCAATCTCACATCTTCATGCGTCGGGGTTCCGCGTGATCGCCGCGCATCCGTCCGACGACGCTATCGACTACAGGGAAATCGACTATACGCAGCCGACCGCAATCCTCATCGGTGCCGAACTCGACGGCGTCTCTGCCGAAGGCCTGGAGCTCGCCGACGCACACGTCTCGGTGCCCATGCTCGGCATGGTGCGATCGCTGAACGTATCGGTCGCGACGTCGATCCTGCTCTTCGAAGCGATGCGCCAGCGGGACAAAGCCGGGATGTACTCTGAAAGCCGGCTTTCGCCCGATGACTTCGAGCGACAGCTGTTCGAGTGGGCCTGGCCGTCGATCGCCTCCAAGCGCCGCAGCGAGGGACGGCCGTATCCGAAGCTCACCTCGGACGGGGATCTGGTTCGGGATTAGCAGCCGGTAGGGCGCCTCCTACTCTGCCCGCCCCAGTTGGAAGCGCATCGACTCCTCCACACCCTCGTAGAAGAAGGTGAAACCGGACTCGGTGAGCTTCCTAGGCAGCACCCGCTGCCCCCAGAGCAGCGCCTCCGTGCCAAGCTGACCAAACGCCGCTTTCACGGCGAGCGCGGGCATGGGCAGCACGGTCGGTCGCCCGAGTACGCGACCCAGTGCCGCCGTGAACGTCGAGTTGGTCACCGGGTGGGGGGCCGTGGCGTTCACGGGACCTCGGATGGAGTCTGTCATCAGGATGTGATGGATCGCTGCGATGAGGTCGTCGTTGTCGATCCAGCTCAGGTACTGCTTGCCGGATCCCAACCGGCCGCCGGCACCCATCTTGAAGGGCAGAAGCATCTGCCCGAGCGCCCCGCCCGCCGGTGAAAGCGTCACGCCCGTCCGCAACGTCGTCAGACGCACCCCTGCCCGCTCCGCTGGTTTCGCCGCACCCTCCCACGCCCGACACACCTCGGCTAGGAAGCCTTTGCCGGCAAGTGCGGTCTCGTCGATCCGTTCGCTGCCGCGGTCGCCGTAGAAGCCTACCGCCGACGCCGACACGAGAATGCGCGGGCCGCCGGACATGGTCGCGAGCGTACGGGCGATCAGCTCGGTCCCTTTCACCCTGCTCTGCTTGATCGACCTCTTGCGCGCGGCGGTCCAGCGGCCGCTCGCGATCGACGAGCCGGCGAGGTGCACGATCGCGTCGGCACGGGTGAGCCCTTCGACGTCGATCTCCCCGGTCGCGGGATTCCAGTAGATCGAGTCGTCGGCCAGCTGGCGGCTGTCCCGCACGAGACGGATGACCCTGTGGCCACCGGTGGTGAGGAAGTCGGCGAGGTTGCTACCGATCAGCCCGGACGCCCCGGTGATCGCCACGGTCAAACGCGGCTTCGAAGCGTGCTCCGCGTGGCGCGCGAGATCGGTGAAGAGTCGGCGATAGCGGAAGCGGAAGAGGCGGCCCAGCTCACGCTTCACCAAGAGTGGCCCGATGGGGGCGCCGAGTGGCGCCTCGAGATCGATCTCGTCTTCTAGCTTCGTGCCGCCCCCGTCGATGGGAGTGAAGAGATGCGTATGCACCCAGGACTTGAAGGGTCCGGATATCTGTTCGTCCCGGAACTGCTCGTTCTCGATGTAGTCCTTGTGCCGGAGCACCCACTTGAAGCTCGTAGGCCCCCGGTGCACGCGCAGCACGACCCTCGCGCCGTCCCGGATTCCACCCTCCTTTTCAAGAACGTCGACGACCGCCCAAGGCGGCGTCAGACGCTCGAGCGCGCCAGGACGTTCGTGCCAGGCGAAAACGGTCTCGGGATCGTGGTCGACGAGCTCGGTGCGGTACGTGAGTCGCATCATGACATCAACATCCAAGCAGTTCCGGAAGCGGCGAGTTGCACGGTGAGGTTGTCCAGACCGTGATTGCTCAGCCCCTCGACGAGCGCGCCGACGGCGGCGCAGGCGAGCCCCACGAGCACGGCCTGCGATGGGTCAGCCAGCTTCCAGAGCGCGACCGTGGCAGCGGCCCAAGCAACCAGAAAGACCGCGGCGGACCCTTCCAGGGAGCGCGTAGCGGGCACTCCGCCGAGCGACGGTACTCGGTACTTGTGTTCCCCCCACCGCGTGCCGACCGGTTCACCGACGGCGTCGCCCCACCCGCTCACAAGGAATCCCACCGTCGCATACGGTCCGGTCAGAAGTGCGCTTCCAA is a window from the Gemmatimonadota bacterium genome containing:
- a CDS encoding TIGR01777 family protein — protein: MMRLTYRTELVDHDPETVFAWHERPGALERLTPPWAVVDVLEKEGGIRDGARVVLRVHRGPTSFKWVLRHKDYIENEQFRDEQISGPFKSWVHTHLFTPIDGGGTKLEDEIDLEAPLGAPIGPLLVKRELGRLFRFRYRRLFTDLARHAEHASKPRLTVAITGASGLIGSNLADFLTTGGHRVIRLVRDSRQLADDSIYWNPATGEIDVEGLTRADAIVHLAGSSIASGRWTAARKRSIKQSRVKGTELIARTLATMSGGPRILVSASAVGFYGDRGSERIDETALAGKGFLAEVCRAWEGAAKPAERAGVRLTTLRTGVTLSPAGGALGQMLLPFKMGAGGRLGSGKQYLSWIDNDDLIAAIHHILMTDSIRGPVNATAPHPVTNSTFTAALGRVLGRPTVLPMPALAVKAAFGQLGTEALLWGQRVLPRKLTESGFTFFYEGVEESMRFQLGRAE
- the trmH gene encoding tRNA (guanosine(18)-2'-O)-methyltransferase TrmH, which produces MRSERFRRIREVLARRQPDLTVLMDRVNKSHNFSAILRNCDAAGVLEAHVVRPEKGLALHHGTSAGTKKWVRVRLHEELAGAISHLHASGFRVIAAHPSDDAIDYREIDYTQPTAILIGAELDGVSAEGLELADAHVSVPMLGMVRSLNVSVATSILLFEAMRQRDKAGMYSESRLSPDDFERQLFEWAWPSIASKRRSEGRPYPKLTSDGDLVRD